In Phocoena phocoena chromosome 8, mPhoPho1.1, whole genome shotgun sequence, the following are encoded in one genomic region:
- the MRGPRF gene encoding mas-related G-protein coupled receptor member F: MAGNCSWETHPTNRNKMCPGVSEAPELYGRGFLTIEQINMLPPPAVMNYIFLLLCLCGLVGNGLVLWFFGFSIKRSPFSIYFLHLASADVGYLFSKAVFSILNTGGFLGSFADYVRAVSRILGLCMFITSVSLLPAISSERCLSVIFPSWYWRRRPKRLSAVVCSLLWSLSLLVTSIHSYFCMFLGRQASGPGCGHVDTFLGILLFLVSCPLMVLPCLALVLHVECRARRHQRSAKLNHVILAMVSVFLVSSIYLGIDWFLFWVFQIPAPFPEYVTDLFICINSSAKPVVYFLAGRDKSQRLWEPLRVVFQRALRDGAEPGEAGGSTPNTVTMEMQCASGNAS; this comes from the exons ATGGCTGGAAACTGCTCCTGGGAGACCCATCCCACCAACAGGAACAAG ATGTGTCCGGGAGTGAGCGAGGCCCCGGAGCTCTACGGCCGCGGCTTCCTGACCATCGAGCAGATCAACATGCTGCCACCGCCAGCCGTCATGAACTACATCTTCCTGCTTCTCTGTCTGTGCGGCCTGGTGGGCAACGGGCTGGTCCTCTGGTTTTTCGGCTTCTCCATCAAAAGGAGCCCCTTCTCCATCTACTTTCTGCACTTGGCCAGCGCGGACGTCGGCTACCTCTTTAGCAAGGCCGTGTTCTCCATCCTGAACACGGGGGGCTTCCTGGGCTCGTTTGCTGACTACGTCCGCGCGGTGTCCCGGATCCTGGGGCTCTGCATGTTCATCACCAGCGTGAGCCTCCTGCCAGCCATCAGCTCAGAGCGCTGCCTGTCGGTCATCTTTCCCTCTTGGTACTGGCGCCGTCGGCCCAAGCGCCTGTCGGCCGTGGTGTGCTCGCTGCTCTGGAGCCTGTCACTCCTGGTCACCAGCATCCACAGCTACTTCTGCATGTTCCTGGGCCGCCAGGCGTCCGGGCCGGGCTGCGGGCACGTGGACACCTTCCTGGGCATCCTGCTCTTCCTGGTCTCCTGCCCGCTCATGGTGCTGCCCTGCCTGGCGCTCGTCCTGCACGTGGAATGCCGGGCCCGGCGGCACCAGCGCTCGGCCAAGCTCAACCACGTCATCCTGGCCATGGTCTCGGTTTTCCTCGTGTCCTCCATCTACTTAGGGATCGACTGGTTCCTCTTCTGGGTCTTCCAGATCCCGGCCCCCTTCCCCGAGTACGTCACCGACCTGTTTATCTGTATCAACAGCAGTGCCAAGCCTGTCGTCTACTTCCTGGCCGGCAGGGACAAGTCACAGCGGCTGTGGGAGCCCCTCAGGGTGGTCTTCCAGCGGGCCCTGCGAGACGGGGCCGAGccgggggaggcggggggcagcACGCCCAACACGGTCACCATGGAGATGCAGTGCGCCTCGGGGAATGCCTCGTGA
- the MRGPRD gene encoding mas-related G-protein coupled receptor member D, with the protein MNKTLNSGQTPAAKWNSTGVHVLGTAHWVLGALVMSTCVGSIMGNGLVVWLLGFHGQRGPYKVCILHLAVADLLVLQAQPRKHPTGVVAQVAGLSLLTAISTQRCISVLLPVWYKCHRPPHLPGTVCVPLWAPSLRLSTLASLCGSFWRRDEWQCFTVDLMASILITGTFTPAMATASLTLCTQAQRSSQRRRPTRLYAAILASVLVFVCVLPLGISGFLLYCWTCPSG; encoded by the exons ATGAACAAGACTCTGAACAGCGGCCAGACCCCGGCAGCAAAATGGAACAGCACCGGGGTGCACGTGCTGGGCACGGCCCACTGGGTGCTGGGCGCCCTGGTCATGTCCACCTGCGTGGGCAGCATCATGGGCAACGGCCTGGTGGTCTGGCTGCTGGGCTTCCATGGGCAGAGGGGTCCCTACAAAGTCTGCATCCTCCACCTGGCCGTGGCCGACCTCCTCGTCCTCCAGGCTCAGCCTAGAAAGCATCCCACTGGG GTGGTGGCCCAGGTGGCTGGCCTGAGCCTGCTGACGGCCATCAGCACGCAGCGCTGcatctctgtcctcctccccGTCTGGTACAAGTGTCACCGGCCCCCGCACCTGCCGGGCACGGTGTGCGTCCCGCTCTGGGCGCCGTCCCTCCGGCTGAGCACACTGGCCTCGCTCTGCGGCAGCTTCTGGCGCCGGGACGAATGGCAGTGCTTCACGGTGGACCTGATGGCCAGCATCCTCATCACGGGGACCTTCACGCCTGCGATGGCCACGGCCAGCCTCACCCTCTGCACGCAGGCGCAGAGAAGCTCCCAGCGGCGCCGGCCCACACGGCTGTACGCGGCCATCCTGGCCTCCGTCCTGGTGTTCGTCTGCGTCCTGCCCCTCGGCATCTCCGGGTTCCTCCTCTACTGCTGGACCTGCCCCAGCGGATGA